TTGATATCATGTCTTTAACCCTCCTGCAACTAGGGGCCACTAAAACACACAGGGAAGCAGTACTGCCACGCTTCAACCCACCTGATGGATGTTGGATTCCTGCACTTTGATCTCTTGTGGGCTGGATCGGGATGGATTCAGAAAATAGCCATGGTTCTCTACTACGCCAGGGGTCTTTAACAAGCATGAGATGTTTAAAATTGTGCCTAGCAAAGTCTTCTGGTACATCTGGCCATTGCTGGAATCCTTGGGCTGGATGTAGCCTGCAAAAACCTAGGGAACACAGCAGGACACGCTGACAGTTGCATCAAATCCCAGTagaaaacccccacaaactGACAGATTTGGGAGAGGCTAcgaggaaggagaagaagggCAGGAGCATGCACATAAGGTGTTGTTATGCAGTACTCTTCATTTAACCTCTTCGGATTAGGACCTACAAATATGCTTCTGCAAGCGGAATGTGTGAGGAGCTCTTGATCAGGCCGAGGCACCCACCTTTGCTACATCCTTCTGCTTTGTAAAGTAGAGGAGCACATCGAGGTACGTGTACAGCAGGATCTGGCAGAGGTCCAGGTCCTTGATCCTGCCCAACAGGATATCAAAGACAGGAACTATGACCTCCCCGAACGTCCGCACCTCCTCGTCCATCGTTAAGGCTTCTATGACCTCTTCAAGAAACTCAGTCATGTTTTCGAACTCTAGCAGGGGAAGCAAGACTGTTACTCATGGTACTCCAACAGCCAAACCTCAGCGTGCGTATGCATACATGCCGCCATCTAAACACCACCTTCCGTTTTAGAGATAATGGGAGCCAAACCGTCACCTGACTCCAGGACGCTCTTCCCATGAACTTAACAGGAAGGGCAGCCTCGCAGCACCAAGCTAGCAACACAACCCAGCCAGACTTACGTGCCCCTCTCAGTGCCTCCAGCATCAGGTCCACCAGCTGCTCATACACGTTCTGGTTGACATAAATCTCCGGGGTAAGGAGGACAGTGCGAGTGTTTGACACGGTCAGGTTCCGGCAGCGCATGGCAAAGGGCAGCAGGTTCTCCGGGACCTTGGTTATCTGTGCAAAGGGAATGAGACAAAGTTGGGGCCTTGACATCTGCTTCTGGCTGTTAAAACCTCAGCTCTACCACCTTGGACCAGAAAGCTGGGTGACCGAGCTGCCTTCTTCCTTGGAAGACCCATCCCACCTCTTCTCTTGCCCTCTGGAAACAGGCATAGAGGTAGCGCAGAATTTGTCTCTCCCCTGCATCCCGGTCAGCAGAGAGGTTCTGTGTGCTGGTGGAGGTCATGTAAATCAGGTGGCTTccaggctcctgcagcagtAAGCGGGTGAACAGGGCCTaggcagcagcaaagagagACCGTAAATGAAATGGTCCCAGCAAAGAGGCAATCCCCCCAGAACAAGAAGCCCAAAGTCACCACAGgctaaattatttctgatgcAAACAGCTCTCCCTACCCCTCAATAAATAACAGAGCACCAGACTGAGAACCCTCAGGCTTGCTCCTTTTCTAAACAAATCTCCCAGTTCCTTTAAGAACAACAGCAGCCCTAATAGAAGTGATTCTCATGGAAAGACCCACCAGGAGCAACCAACACATCTGCAAAGGAAGCCAAGCATGTGCATGAATGCTGAGCGCAGTTTTATTTGGTGGCATAAGAGACCAcatgctgccctgctgccagcagtgcttGCCTCTTGCAACTGCATGAGAGTCCTCCCTCACACCCCCTCCAGGCAGAATATGTTCCCCTCACCATCCCCCACTGATCTGCAGGGCAGCAagctcctgcagcctccaggTGGAGGACGAAGAGCTCCAATAAGTAAATCCTAACCCTTTCTCAGCCTCGTATCCCAAAAATCCCGCAGCTGTTTTCAGCAAAGTTGCAACTGGCAGCTCCATGCTGGGCTTTGGCAAACAGACTGCATTCAGGATGTATCACATATGTGTTGTGAGGAAATTAATTCAATGCTTGTTGCCAAAGTAAGCAGGACACCCAAGGCCCGGGGCAGGTGGCCCTACCTGCTCAACGTTGTCCATGTCCAGCCAGTCCTGGTCATCCAGATCAGTGGCCATTTCTTCCAGATAGACACAGCGCACTGGGATCCCATTCCCACTCTTCATGCTGGGGTCACCTGAGAAAGACGCAGAGTGCCCAGTTTCACCCAAATGGACAGACAACatgccagcaggctgcagaaCCTGCAGGCAAGGCCCTGCCCATGGCCGGGCCACTTGCTGCAAGCTGCTGCGCTGAGGCACGTTCCCTCTTCCAGCGCTCCCCTCCAACATCAGATGGATCTGGCAAGCCCTGCCCAGTCTAACAGAGTTTCCCCAGCCTGTAACACCCCCcggaggcaggcaggagggttCCCGAGGCTTACTGTTGTCGAGAGTGATGAGGAAGATCCTCTGGATCATGTGGTTGATGTTGAGCTGCTCGCACAGCTCCCGCTGCGAGCGGAATGAGCGGCTGATCTCGGCCACTGAGTAGTCGCAGTCGTCCAGGCTCTCAGAGACGCTGTTGTCGGAGTCATCTTGACTGACCGAGGTCTCATCGCCTGCAAAACAGGGTCCTCAGCGCCCCGGCGGGGGAAGCCTCGCCCCGCCGGAGGGGCCGGCGCCCGCCCCACCCCACCTGTCGGCTGccgcagctgctgctgcttctggacGGCGGCGAAGTGCTTGGCGGCGGCGATGGAGCCGAAGAGGGCGGCGAAGGGGTTGCTGGAGATGCTGTTGTTGTTCTCCTGGTCGGTCATCTCCCCTCAGGGCCGCGCCATGCGGGGGGGGCCGGAGCAGGGCTGCGGGGAGAGCCGCCGCCAGGGCCCGGACCCGCCGGGCAGCGGTGCGCGGTGCTCGGGCGCCGGCCGGTGCCACGGCCCGTTCAGCAGCCCCCGCTTGCGCTCacctccgccgccgccgccggagcGCTGCGCGTCACCGGGTCGCACCACAACAGACGTCACCGCCGTGCGCCGGAAGGCGAGGGCTCGGGGGCGGGAGCTTCGGAGGagcggccgggcggggcggaGAGCGGGCGGCAGCGCCACCTGGCGACGCGGAGGGGAGGTCGCCGCGCCCCGGGCCCGTCTACCCGCCGTGAGGCGCACAGCGCCGCCGCGGTCGTTACTGGCAGTGCGAGAGGGGTTTGAATATTAATTGCATGCAAATCGGCTAACGGGCACCTCTCATCGATTCGTGTGCCATTAACATGCGCATCGGCACGTGTTGCTTTTGCATACAGCAACACCTGTCTGCAGTTGCATAAAGGTCGTAAAGCATCTAACTGTTTAATCGTTGAATTTGTAaagattttgaattttttaatttttaacttttttaattttttatttgtaattattaatttttaaattaatttaaattttaaaatgtgtaatttccgcccccctccccccagttttCAGGTTGTGTGGGAGGTGCTGGGTGGGACTGTAGGCACGCGCAAGTGTCTGTGCGCACGAGCAGCACCCACGGCCGTGGCCCCACCGTGTCCTGCCCCATGGCCCCGACCCCCCAGTCCCACCCTGCCGGGACACTGCCCAACCCCCCCAGCCAGCcgctgggggtgctgggtgccatGTGGGGCCCTGGGGGTGGTGGCTGGTGCCTGGTGGGGCACCATGGGGGTACCAGCAGCTGCaagtggggagggggcggctgCGAGCAGCTCTGCGGTGGGCTTGGAGTGGGGCAGCTGGCTCAACAGGTGCCAGCCACCCGGCTGACCCCCACCCTGGGTGcgtgggctgcagctgccacccGACTCCACCAACTAAGCAGGGTGCGGGACGATGCCCTCcgtggggggctgcagctcccagccagcccccggGAGGTGGGAGGGACCCTTGGGGCGCTGCCAGCTGCAACATGTCCCACCGTGGTTTCTATGCCTCTTCACAGGCTGAAAGCGCATTAGCtatgtttgtggggttttttaaaatatatatatatgcacacacatacatatatatatgtatttcgTAATATATCCATGGTCGCCCCCACGGTGGTGGGCTGACATTGGCTGGCTGCAGGTGTCACTCCCCCCGCAAGCAGGGTgggctgaggggagggggagaagcagaaaataaaatgaacgAGAACTAGTGGGTTGAGATAATGGtaatttaatacagaaaaagtgaAGGTGCTGTACAGCAAAGGACACCAGAAGGATTTTATCCTCCCCTTTCCCATCAGGGGATGGATACAAAGTGCAGTGCTTGGCAGGCGGGGGCGGAGGGGAAAGGTGATGGCATCCCAGCTGGGCTCAGGATGTGTGAactttaaatatgtatatatgcacacacataaatttacagttttatttttatctaaagGGTCATGTTGCACACCACGCCGTGATGGGGCAGTGGCATTGTACTGTGGATGGTGGTACAGCACTCCTGGccctggctgagccccccacccacccctccagggcagcaaagcagcagccaggcgGGTGCAGAAACACAGTTTCTGTAATTAGCAGAGTAGGCAGCAGTGATAGAGACAGGGCTGGAGGGTGGGAGCCCTCCCCTGGGTGATGGCACCCTTGGGTGTCACCCCATGCGGCCAGGCCTTGCCCTGCATAGGAATGAATACGGACCTGCCTGACACTATTAATTGAATTCTATTAATGCAAATAATTGAATTAtgctgatttaattttattaaaccGTGTCCCAGCCCCTAGCAGCACCGCTGGGTGTGATGACATCATGGGGGGGCCCTGGGGTGGGAACATGTGGGACTGGGGGGCAGTTTGGGGTGTCGGGGGCCATGGGGCGATGTCTGAGCCTGCAGGGTGGTGAGTGGGGGTCTAGAGCCAcatgtggggcaggggggcgggcCTGGAGCTGTGTGTGTAGGGTCACACATGCACTCTCAGCGCCAAGTCCCACTGCACCCCAGGGTCACACTGTGTTACCACGTGGGGGGACAAGAGCGGAGGGCAGGAGAGtttccctgccagcctgcactCCTGACCCGCGCCCAGTGGCCAGCCCCCCGTGCCGTGCCCAGCGGCCCCGGTGTGGGGTCTGAGCAGCCCCTGCCAAGCGTACAAACCAAGCAAAAGCTGCTGATTTAtttatgtgggtttttgttttaaaatacactttaatCACCCATTGTTTGGCTCTTGTTACGCAGGAACAACTTTGCAAAAACAACACcatgtggctgtggctggggtCGAGGGTGGGAGGGCTCAGCCCCACGGAGGGAGGGTGGGCTATGGCACTGTCGGTGCAGGACCCTCCGCTGGGCACCCACCGAGCACGGCCAGGTGTCCCGTCCCAGGAGCGGCTCAGGCGGTGGCTTCCTGCTCCAGTAGCCTGCTCCGGCTGCCCTCAGCCACACTGCCAGGGACGCTCAGCCTGGCGAGAGCATCCTCACCCAGCCCGGGCCCTGGCAGGgcgcagggctgcaggaggtggtCCCAGTAGAGGCTGAGTGTGGAGTGCTCCTGGtgctccagctccttcagctcATGCAGTTCCTTGGCGCTGGCTGCTGGGGTCTGCACCTCGAAGGTCATCTCGAAGCGGCTGTAGTCCACCCGGAAGGCGCCTTTCTCCAAGGACATGCAGGGCTCGAAGCGGTACCCCCAGAGGATCTCGTCCTCTGTGTATGAGGTGCGGGCTTGGCACGTCATTCCTGCAGTGAGACaatggctgagctgctgccgGTAGGCAGAGTGCAGCGACGAACTGACCGCTGCCTAACGAGGGGCTTCCAGCCCTGTGTCACCCATTGCTGAGGGGAGCTGGTTTCAGCCCCAGGCATCTCTtgccaggctgccagcctggAGCCCAGGCTCACCCAGCATCCCCAGGACGCCAGGGTGGCTATCTGTTCCCACCCCAACCCCCGCAGATCACTCGCCTGTGGCTTCCACGATGCCCTCGAGGATGACGATGATTTCGAACTGCTCCCGGCGCAGCGACTCAGCTGACAAGTCCCAGAAGGGGCTGTGGTGGTTGATGACGTGGCAGATGATCTGGGGCTCCACCAGGAACAGGCGGTCCTCCCCCGTGTCGTAGCCCAGGTTTAGCTCCGACTGCTCCAGGGGGATGAACTCCCCCTCGGCCGTCTGCCGGGACTTGATCAGCTTGGCCCGGATCTTGGCGTCCACCATGTGGCTGTCCCGCAGGTCCCCCACGCGAAACATCAGGCAGAGCTTCTCGTCCCGGCGGGAAATGACACAGTTCTTGCTGAAGATGAGAGTCTGGGCACGCTTCTTGGGCCGGGAGATCTTGACAAACATGCAGCCCACCATCAGGGCATCGATCATGGAGCCTACAATGGACTGTGCCATCAGCAGGATGACACCCTCGGCACAGTTGGCCGTCACCATCCGGGAGCCATAGCCGATAGTCCGCTGGCTTTCCACTGAGAAGAGCAAGGCGGAGATGAAGTCGTCCACGTTCTCGATGCATGCCCGCCACTCAGGATCGCCCCGGTGCCTGATGTCACCCCGCACCCAGGCGTCAAAGAAGTAGATGGTGCCAAAGACCACCCAGGTAATGATGTAGCACATCATGAAGACGAAGAGGAACCAGCGGTACTTGAGGTCCACGATAGTGGTGAAGATGTCTGACAGGAACCGCTTCTTCTCCTGAATGTTGCCCAGGTTCACCTGGCACTTGCCCACCTTTGTCACGTAGCGTTGCCGCTGCCGCTTGCTGGCCTGGACCATGGGGCTGTCCTCCTCCATCAGCTTGCGGCGCCGGCTCTGCAGCCCCTCCGGGGTGGGGACTGCCGTGCCGCGGGCAGGGCTCTTGCTGCGTGCTGAGCTGGGGATGTTGGCCACACTCAGCCTGTGCAGCGGGTAAAAGCGGGTGCCCGCCTCCTGTGAGGTGGCCGGTGGGCACCAGGATGGATCGCCAGGATGGTGCTGGGTGGCCACCATGCTGCCGCGGCTTGACGGCAGGGACGACTCACCAGAGATGATGCCACCATGGTGGTGTCGGGGTGGGTAGTTTGGCATCGGGATGCTTCTCTTGGCAGATGTGGCAGCGGCTTGCTGCCGGCTGTTCTCTGCCAGAGCATCAGGAGTGACCGGGAAttcaggctgcaggaggggaaaggagcCTGTCGGTGAGAAATCGCCTCTGACAACAACCGCGACCGCCTGGCAGCATCCTGTCCAAAGGATGCCCAGGAGCCCTGGCGCAAGCCATACCTTCTGGGGGAAGGTGCCATACCGGCTGGTGTCGGTGGGCGGCCGGGGCAGGTAAGCCAGCATGTGCTTGGCCGTGGGGGTCTGTGCCGGGGGGATGGAGTTGCTGCGGCCACGGGGCTCTTCAGGCACCAGCCAGCTGCCGACGACACTGTTGCGGGTGCAGGGGAGCACCATGGCAGTGCCGGGCGGGGGCTCAGCCCCGGGCTGGGCGCAGGGTCCTGCCACGGGGGACACAAAGCTGGGAGTTATTTTGGACCCGGAGAATGGCGTGGGGCTCTGGCCCCTCTTTGCATCCCTCACAGGCCAGGGTCTGGTGGGACTTCCCTTGCCGGGCAGCACGCGTGCCAGCCACAGAGCTGTGCCGGGGTGGCTACAGGCTGGCACCAGATGGCTAAGCCCATTAGGGGCCATAATGGTATTGCAGAAGCCGGGAAGGAGGCGTCCGCTTCCggcagggagcagccccagcagtggGCAAGCTCCGGGTGAGcgcacacagctctgctccgTGCTCATCCCGGGCTGGGTCTGTAGCTGCTGGTCCTTTCATGAGCTCAGAGCAGAAACGGGCCCCCAGGCATGGGAGGAAGGACAGCCCATGATCGGAGATGCAGATCCCGCAGCTGGGTGCCTCAGGACGGACTGAGTCCAGCCATGAGTCTCCCCACGGGGAGAGGGAGGTCGTGATCCTGGAAACCCAGCCCGGAGAGCAGCAGCCCACGGAGAGGGGGAGCGTGGGCGCCCTGCCTCCTCCAAGCATCCAGCACTGCCACAAGGCAGCAGGACCAGTGGTCCTTGATGCAGCGATGGAGGACATCAGCCTCCGGACTgatctctctctcccccccccccccccccccccccccccccccggcaccctgTGCAGACCCCTGGGCGAGGGCGGCACCCACCTCATGTCCAGGCGGAGCAGGTGCCAGGCCGGCAGACGTCGTTCTCGGCTGGTGGCTCCCCCTCTGCCCCGGCTGCTGCCGGGCATCTTACCACCCATTGCGGTGGGAATCCTCTGCCGGGCTGGGCCGCTGTGGCCggtgggagggaaggacagGGAGCTTCGTGCTGGCCACCAATCCTGCTCCAGCGGCAGAAGGTCGCCTGTTAATCTGTCTCAATGACAGGCACAATTACCTTGAGACGATTTAATCAGAAGAAGTAGGCGCACCCGATGCCCGGGGGAAGGAGTAGGAGGGGTTTCCCTGCCATCTCAGGATGGCTTCCCGGCCATTCTCCCGTTCTCTGGGACGGGACCATCAGCAAGGGCTGAAAGATGTTGCCCCTCTCCCTCTTGGTCCGTGCTCCCTCACCCCTTCCTTTTGGGAGACCCCTGTGAAGGTCCCTCCCGATGCCCACCAGGGCCAGaaccccagcaccagcaagaCTCAGTAATTTCCAGCCTGACCCCCCAATACTCCCGTTGATAAGAAAGACAGCAGATGAAGGAGAGATTAGTCACTAATCTCCCAGGGAAGATGAATCTGCAAGCTGGACCCCGCAGAGGGGATGCATGCGGGGGTGGATGGGAGCCGAGCACCAGCACAAAGTTGGGATTTTCCTGACGATATGGCCCaccctttccccccctccccatcttATTTTATTGCAGCACATTGTCCTCCCGGGCAAGAGTTTGCTCATGTCAAGCACCATGAACCGCGTCCCCTGGTGAGGCACTGGGTGCAGGACAGGGTGGTAGGTGCCTGCCTGCTCGCGGTGGGCAGTCACCCCCCTGCCCTTGGACGTCCCCATCCTCCACGCACCTCTTGAAGGCTCCTTTGCAGATTTATTTCACGACTAAATGAAGGTCAATGCCTCGGGCTCTCCTGAGAAGAGCCTGATGCCGGCTTCCCAGTGCCTCCGTCCCGCCTCGGGGTCCCCTCCCTGTCCCACTGCGGCTGGAGCTGCCGCTGCTGAGAGGTGCTTTCTCTGCCAAGGCTCTTGCTCCCGGAGGATTTGCGTGCTTTGGCTTAACCCTCCTGGGCACAGTGAGGCAGCGGCGGGACCCTGGCCGGAGTCACGGCAGGGATGCACCTGGCTTTAGCTGCCCAGCCAGGCGCGCTTTGCTTTTCGcgtgaaaaaaacaacaatggCTGGAAAATGACCGTGGCCACACCCCAGCGTCCAAGGAACAGGCTTGAATCCGCTCCCCCAGGCGCCAGacgcggcggcggggcggacGCTGCTCCACAAGCGCTAATGCCCGCAGGCGCCGCTCAGGGCGGCTTATCCCAGCCCGCAGGTTAGCGGGGCGGCATCGGCATGGCCGGGAGCTGGCGGGCCAAGGCGCAGgctggggggatgctgctggcccttCTTGGGTGGGTCTCCTCCTGTGTCACCACCTTCGTGCCACTCTGGAAGAGCCTCAACCTGGACCTGAACGAGCTGGAGGTCTGGACCATGGGGCTCTGGCAGGTTTGCATTGCCCGGGAGGAGGGGGCGGTTGAGTGCCGAGCCCACGGCTCCTTCCTGGCGCTGCCCCCTGAGCTGCGTGTCTCCCGCCTGCTGATGTGCCTCTCCaacgggctggggctgctggggtgccTCCTGGCTGCCCCGGGGCTGGAGGGCTGGAGAGCCTGCGAGGGCAAACCCAAGCTAAAGCAGCGGCTCCTGCTCACCGGGGGAGCAGCACTCGGAACAGCGGCAATGGCCACCCTGGCGCCGGTCTCCTGGGTTGCCTACAACACTGTCCTCGACTTCTGGGACAACACCGTCCCCGACATTGTCCCCCGGTGGGAATTTGGGGAGGCCACCTTCCTAGGGTGGTTTGCTGGAGCCTTCCTCGCCGCCGGTGGGCTGCTCCTCGCCTGCAGTGCCTGCTCCATGAGGACCGCAATGCCACAGgcccctgcctgccaccagGCTCCAACCGTGGCAAGGCCGGCTGGGGGCCACCACCTGTACCCCAAAAACGCAGACCTGGTCATCTAGGCACTTGGGGTGCCATGCCCTGCATGCCTCCTGGCTCTTCCTGTGGCAGGGACGGCCCCCACATCTCTTACAGGATGATTTGCTAATTCCTATGGCAGacctgcatatttttttccttcctctgtgtgtctgcttcactttttctcttttttaaggAGCAACAGCTCTCCCCGTGGCATTCGCTGAGCCAGTGTGGGAAGACAACAAGGCAGAGGCCAAGCAGTGGGCAGCGCTTTGTCCTCCTAGTGACATTTGTGGCCGAGTCACTTACTGATGACCCTGCATTTGCATCCTCTGCCAGTCCTCTCTAACCAAGCCTGTCGTGGTTAAGGGCTACACCCCAGCATAGCAGCTCATTCCTTGCATGTCCGTATCACTCTGATGTAATTGCAATAAATTATCATGGTTGTTGGCAGCATGTTTCCATGCTCTGAATGTACAGCTGCACCTTGCACGAGGCACAGCATGAGTAGGGAGGAAGGGTGGGAGCTGTGAgggacagtgctgctgctccaaGGACACTGGTTTGTCCAGAAaagatgggggtgggggggtggggaaggaggatgggtggaaaaaaagggggagacAGGGAAAATGAGAGATGAGGTGGTACCAAAGACCATTCCCACTGCAAAGGCAGGATGCCAGCAGCCGTACCCCCTGCAGTAGCCTCA
The genomic region above belongs to Falco naumanni isolate bFalNau1 chromosome 16, bFalNau1.pat, whole genome shotgun sequence and contains:
- the LOC121098374 gene encoding G protein-activated inward rectifier potassium channel 4-like isoform X4, with translation MEEDSPMVQASKRQRQRYVTKVGKCQVNLGNIQEKKRFLSDIFTTIVDLKYRWFLFVFMMCYIITWVVFGTIYFFDAWVRGDIRHRGDPEWRACIENVDDFISALLFSVESQRTIGYGSRMVTANCAEGVILLMAQSIVGSMIDALMVGCMFVKISRPKKRAQTLIFSKNCVISRRDEKLCLMFRVGDLRDSHMVDAKIRAKLIKSRQTAEGEFIPLEQSELNLGYDTGEDRLFLVEPQIICHVINHHSPFWDLSAESLRREQFEIIVILEGIVEATGMTCQARTSYTEDEILWGYRFEPCMSLEKGAFRVDYSRFEMTFEVQTPAASAKELHELKELEHQEHSTLSLYWDHLLQPCALPGPGLGEDALARLSVPGSVAEGSRSRLLEQEATA
- the LOC121098374 gene encoding G protein-activated inward rectifier potassium channel 4-like isoform X3, whose protein sequence is MAPSPRSLNSRSLLMLWQRTAGSKPLPHLPREASRCQTTHPDTTMVASSLEAGTRFYPLHRLSVANIPSSARSKSPARGTAVPTPEGLQSRRRKLMEEDSPMVQASKRQRQRYVTKVGKCQVNLGNIQEKKRFLSDIFTTIVDLKYRWFLFVFMMCYIITWVVFGTIYFFDAWVRGDIRHRGDPEWRACIENVDDFISALLFSVESQRTIGYGSRMVTANCAEGVILLMAQSIVGSMIDALMVGCMFVKISRPKKRAQTLIFSKNCVISRRDEKLCLMFRVGDLRDSHMVDAKIRAKLIKSRQTAEGEFIPLEQSELNLGYDTGEDRLFLVEPQIICHVINHHSPFWDLSAESLRREQFEIIVILEGIVEATGMTCQARTSYTEDEILWGYRFEPCMSLEKGAFRVDYSRFEMTFEVQTPAASAKELHELKELEHQEHSTLSLYWDHLLQPCALPGPGLGEDALARLSVPGSVAEGSRSRLLEQEATA
- the LOC121098375 gene encoding putative claudin-24; the encoded protein is MAGSWRAKAQAGGMLLALLGWVSSCVTTFVPLWKSLNLDLNELEVWTMGLWQVCIAREEGAVECRAHGSFLALPPELRVSRLLMCLSNGLGLLGCLLAAPGLEGWRACEGKPKLKQRLLLTGGAALGTAAMATLAPVSWVAYNTVLDFWDNTVPDIVPRWEFGEATFLGWFAGAFLAAGGLLLACSACSMRTAMPQAPACHQAPTVARPAGGHHLYPKNADLVI
- the LOC121098374 gene encoding G protein-activated inward rectifier potassium channel 4-like isoform X1, coding for MVLPCTRNSVVGSWLVPEEPRGRSNSIPPAQTPTAKHMLAYLPRPPTDTSRYGTFPQKPEFPVTPDALAENSRQQAAATSAKRSIPMPNYPPRHHHGGIISGESSLPSSRGSMVATQHHPGDPSWCPPATSQEAGTRFYPLHRLSVANIPSSARSKSPARGTAVPTPEGLQSRRRKLMEEDSPMVQASKRQRQRYVTKVGKCQVNLGNIQEKKRFLSDIFTTIVDLKYRWFLFVFMMCYIITWVVFGTIYFFDAWVRGDIRHRGDPEWRACIENVDDFISALLFSVESQRTIGYGSRMVTANCAEGVILLMAQSIVGSMIDALMVGCMFVKISRPKKRAQTLIFSKNCVISRRDEKLCLMFRVGDLRDSHMVDAKIRAKLIKSRQTAEGEFIPLEQSELNLGYDTGEDRLFLVEPQIICHVINHHSPFWDLSAESLRREQFEIIVILEGIVEATGMTCQARTSYTEDEILWGYRFEPCMSLEKGAFRVDYSRFEMTFEVQTPAASAKELHELKELEHQEHSTLSLYWDHLLQPCALPGPGLGEDALARLSVPGSVAEGSRSRLLEQEATA
- the LOC121098374 gene encoding G protein-activated inward rectifier potassium channel 4-like isoform X2, giving the protein MGGKMPGSSRGRGGATSRERRLPAWHLLRLDMSLNSRSLLMLWQRTAGSKPLPHLPREASRCQTTHPDTTMVASSLEAGTRFYPLHRLSVANIPSSARSKSPARGTAVPTPEGLQSRRRKLMEEDSPMVQASKRQRQRYVTKVGKCQVNLGNIQEKKRFLSDIFTTIVDLKYRWFLFVFMMCYIITWVVFGTIYFFDAWVRGDIRHRGDPEWRACIENVDDFISALLFSVESQRTIGYGSRMVTANCAEGVILLMAQSIVGSMIDALMVGCMFVKISRPKKRAQTLIFSKNCVISRRDEKLCLMFRVGDLRDSHMVDAKIRAKLIKSRQTAEGEFIPLEQSELNLGYDTGEDRLFLVEPQIICHVINHHSPFWDLSAESLRREQFEIIVILEGIVEATGMTCQARTSYTEDEILWGYRFEPCMSLEKGAFRVDYSRFEMTFEVQTPAASAKELHELKELEHQEHSTLSLYWDHLLQPCALPGPGLGEDALARLSVPGSVAEGSRSRLLEQEATA